One genomic segment of Nocardia spumae includes these proteins:
- the eccE gene encoding type VII secretion protein EccE, producing the protein MNSTARGAEVPVPDNAGSSASETPRNAPELRSTEYWLFHLFPLRSVLPVLVTAAVSAFAARVFTSLWWVPVAVATVLTIVALTPIRGTSLAQSLARGMTFRWQLFRHRSSAVQHSPFNVPLAEGGSYGMRWDGDRLITMLRIDAQPRTVTRLSPSGLLGDDMLPLAEIARCLDQFDIRLAAIDVISTGSRSAGTGAVARAYESILGPLPAVAHRTVWVVLRLDPLANAAAVDRRGGGAEGTLRSAVVATRRVANRLAARGLSAVALSATEMNQAVAQLTLGAAPEEFAETTDSLTHNGFHHTTYRMTPEALGSRGVAEVWSTPTVTSTITVRLQRVPDAGTAAAGAIAVTATARFATRDTPCRVRSAGLIPLPGKQRRALLFSLPLGTGVAALPLDSYLGPRDALAQVPMPIAGCGQLIGADSSGQGVALPLVSRHVRRVEVIGSPLVAKQVILRAIALGASVVVHTNRHDAWRPMVGYVDMPQALTLATWSAGSQQASSYRFATLVVFDGIVPSGHHSDATVMVLRQHGPVADGFEPDITLIEDQGTANLVTVRTESGETSVYMVATPEELRYVGAHPAVPA; encoded by the coding sequence ATGAACTCCACCGCGCGCGGAGCTGAAGTCCCAGTGCCCGACAATGCCGGATCCAGCGCTTCCGAAACTCCGCGGAACGCACCGGAATTACGCTCCACGGAATACTGGCTCTTTCACCTCTTCCCTCTCCGTTCGGTGCTTCCAGTGCTGGTCACAGCGGCTGTGAGCGCGTTCGCGGCAAGGGTTTTCACGTCACTGTGGTGGGTCCCGGTGGCGGTTGCGACGGTGCTGACAATCGTGGCGCTGACTCCGATTCGCGGCACTTCTCTCGCACAATCCCTGGCGCGCGGAATGACATTTCGCTGGCAATTGTTTCGTCATCGTTCTTCCGCCGTTCAACATTCGCCGTTCAATGTTCCACTGGCCGAAGGCGGAAGTTACGGAATGCGGTGGGACGGTGATCGGCTGATCACCATGTTGCGTATCGACGCGCAGCCGCGGACGGTGACCCGGCTGAGCCCCAGCGGACTGCTCGGCGACGATATGCTCCCGCTCGCGGAGATCGCGCGGTGTCTCGACCAGTTCGATATCCGGCTGGCCGCCATCGATGTCATCAGCACCGGCTCGCGCAGCGCCGGAACCGGTGCGGTCGCCCGAGCCTACGAGAGCATCCTGGGACCGCTGCCCGCCGTAGCGCACCGCACGGTCTGGGTGGTGTTGCGTCTGGATCCGCTGGCCAACGCCGCGGCGGTGGATCGGCGCGGCGGCGGTGCGGAGGGCACCCTGCGCTCGGCCGTCGTGGCGACCCGGCGGGTAGCGAATCGGCTTGCCGCACGCGGACTTTCGGCCGTCGCACTCTCGGCGACGGAGATGAATCAGGCGGTCGCCCAGCTCACCCTGGGCGCCGCGCCGGAGGAGTTCGCGGAAACGACGGACAGCCTGACACACAACGGCTTTCACCACACCACCTACCGGATGACGCCGGAGGCACTGGGATCGCGCGGCGTGGCCGAGGTGTGGTCGACGCCGACGGTGACCTCCACGATCACCGTCCGGCTGCAGCGGGTGCCGGATGCCGGTACCGCTGCCGCCGGCGCGATCGCGGTGACCGCCACCGCCCGTTTCGCGACCCGCGACACCCCGTGCCGGGTCCGCTCGGCGGGTTTGATTCCGCTGCCCGGAAAGCAGCGACGCGCACTGCTCTTCAGCCTCCCGCTGGGTACCGGGGTGGCCGCGCTGCCGCTGGACAGCTACCTCGGGCCGCGGGACGCACTCGCTCAGGTGCCGATGCCGATCGCCGGCTGCGGGCAGCTGATCGGCGCCGACAGCTCCGGGCAGGGCGTGGCGCTGCCGCTGGTGAGCCGCCATGTACGGCGCGTCGAGGTCATCGGTTCCCCGCTGGTCGCCAAACAGGTCATCCTGCGCGCCATCGCCCTCGGCGCGAGCGTCGTGGTGCATACGAATCGGCACGACGCGTGGCGGCCGATGGTCGGGTACGTCGATATGCCGCAGGCACTGACCCTGGCCACCTGGTCGGCCGGTTCGCAACAGGCCAGTTCGTATCGGTTCGCGACCTTGGTGGTCTTCGACGGGATCGTCCCGAGTGGGCACCACTCCGACGCCACCGTGATGGTGCTGCGCCAGCACGGGCCGGTGGCCGACGGATTCGAACCCGACATCACCCTGATCGAGGATCAGGGGACCGCCAACCTGGTCACCGTGCGCACCGAGTCCGGGGAGACCAGCGTGTACATGGTGGCCACACCGGAGGAACTGCGCTACGTGGGCGCGCACCCGGCCGTTCCGGCGTGA
- a CDS encoding PPE domain-containing protein, which yields MVEPPGDGFTGVVWEARPTERLARELTTGPGSVPMAEAAAAWSRLAANFGAAVVDYDRIVSEIRGHWQSDRSDEVVERIARMRDWLLDAATAAGRNATHAGEQAAAYEVARLAMPHVAEIAALDQAMHAVQAVGAALGAPMVGVAADISADQDVAKSGAARVMRTYEAATEPLAVPWRQIGPPVLATADALAGEQAAATAESAAPMPVPPGMPAMSNLAAFSAPRALTGTRMRTVVRVAPAAEFTAAPAAMDRTGVTTGQAVPAAAGPAAATQNEEEHTPRAGVVEGPAVAEFEIDAGLAAAPPVLGGVEKAGELWRP from the coding sequence ATGGTCGAACCGCCGGGTGACGGATTCACCGGTGTGGTCTGGGAGGCCAGGCCGACCGAACGGCTGGCGCGCGAGTTGACCACCGGCCCGGGGTCGGTGCCGATGGCCGAGGCCGCCGCCGCCTGGAGCCGGCTGGCGGCGAATTTCGGTGCCGCCGTTGTGGATTACGACCGGATCGTCTCCGAGATCCGGGGACACTGGCAGTCCGATCGCAGTGACGAGGTCGTGGAACGCATTGCGCGGATGCGGGATTGGCTGCTGGACGCGGCGACCGCGGCCGGGCGCAATGCCACCCACGCGGGTGAACAGGCCGCGGCCTACGAGGTGGCCCGGCTGGCGATGCCGCACGTCGCCGAGATCGCGGCGCTGGATCAGGCCATGCACGCCGTCCAGGCGGTGGGCGCGGCCCTGGGCGCGCCGATGGTCGGCGTCGCCGCCGATATCAGCGCCGATCAGGATGTCGCCAAATCCGGTGCGGCCCGAGTGATGCGCACCTACGAGGCCGCCACCGAACCGCTGGCCGTGCCGTGGCGGCAGATCGGGCCGCCGGTTCTGGCCACCGCCGATGCGCTGGCCGGTGAGCAGGCAGCCGCGACCGCCGAATCGGCCGCGCCGATGCCGGTGCCGCCCGGTATGCCCGCGATGTCGAACCTGGCAGCCTTCTCCGCGCCCCGCGCACTCACCGGGACTCGGATGCGGACGGTGGTGCGGGTGGCGCCTGCCGCGGAGTTCACCGCCGCGCCGGCCGCGATGGACCGGACCGGGGTCACGACCGGACAGGCGGTGCCCGCCGCGGCCGGACCGGCCGCCGCCACGCAGAACGAGGAAGAGCACACCCCTCGCGCCGGTGTGGTGGAGGGGCCCGCGGTCGCCGAATTCGAGATCGATGCCGGATTGGCCGCCGCGCCACCGGTTCTCGGTGGTGTCGAGAAGGCCGGAGAGCTATGGCGACCCTGA
- the eccB gene encoding type VII secretion protein EccB codes for MPAQLTTRAQVNGYRFLLKRYEHALVRRDIRMLHDPMRTQFRSLIVGAVLGLLGVAGAAILAFLHPQGAVGDSKIVMGKDSGALYVLGDGTLHPVLNLASARLITGDAASPTSVKDSKLTQPRGPLLGIAGAPGALPGSSDTQRSTWTMCDNLTPPSAGPAAIQGPLTTVIAGALDNPAGGAHAVPVRADQALLATHGGKTFLIYDGKRAEIDPGDAVLARSLGPRDQRPRPIGGALLDAIEPVPPLTVPEIDRHGAPGPGRLADIPVGGVIRVHGVDADELYVVLADGVQRVTPFAAGLIRDANSQGMNEITTVPPDRIAGMPVLHRLPIDDFPQQVPAVLTPDVDPVVCLSWTRARDDARATVSVLAGRALPLPSDAEPVVPATADGNGDRIDGVYLRPGTGEFVRSVGAEPGAVSNGPLFFVSDNGIRYGIPDTDTAKVLGLPKLAKPAPKPIVEALSAGPALSRQDALMSHDSLPQCPDSGAGATACARPIPPPGKNN; via the coding sequence GTGCCGGCGCAGTTGACCACCCGTGCCCAAGTCAACGGCTACCGGTTCCTGCTCAAGCGTTACGAACACGCGCTGGTGCGGCGCGACATCCGGATGCTGCACGACCCCATGCGGACCCAGTTCCGCTCCCTGATCGTCGGCGCCGTCCTGGGACTGCTCGGCGTGGCGGGTGCCGCCATCCTGGCGTTCCTGCATCCACAGGGCGCGGTCGGTGACTCGAAGATCGTGATGGGCAAGGATTCCGGCGCCCTGTACGTCCTCGGGGACGGCACCTTGCATCCGGTCCTGAACCTCGCCTCCGCCCGCCTGATCACCGGCGACGCCGCATCGCCGACGTCGGTCAAGGACAGCAAACTGACCCAGCCGCGCGGTCCGCTGCTGGGGATTGCGGGTGCGCCCGGCGCGCTGCCCGGATCGAGCGATACCCAGCGTTCCACGTGGACGATGTGCGACAACCTCACCCCGCCCTCGGCGGGACCGGCCGCGATCCAGGGTCCGCTCACGACAGTGATCGCGGGTGCGCTGGACAATCCGGCCGGCGGCGCCCATGCCGTGCCGGTGCGCGCGGATCAAGCGCTGCTGGCCACCCACGGCGGCAAGACCTTCCTGATCTACGACGGCAAACGCGCCGAGATCGACCCGGGCGATGCGGTGCTCGCCCGCTCGCTCGGACCCCGCGATCAGCGGCCGCGCCCGATCGGTGGCGCATTGCTCGACGCCATCGAACCCGTACCGCCGCTGACGGTTCCGGAGATAGACCGGCACGGCGCCCCCGGTCCCGGCAGGCTGGCCGATATCCCCGTCGGCGGTGTGATCCGCGTACACGGGGTGGATGCCGACGAGCTGTATGTCGTACTCGCCGACGGTGTGCAGCGGGTGACACCGTTCGCCGCCGGGCTCATCCGAGACGCCAATTCGCAAGGGATGAACGAGATCACGACCGTGCCGCCGGATCGCATCGCCGGTATGCCGGTGCTGCACCGGTTGCCGATCGACGATTTCCCGCAACAGGTCCCGGCCGTCCTGACCCCCGATGTCGATCCGGTGGTCTGCCTGTCGTGGACTCGCGCCCGCGACGACGCCCGCGCGACGGTGAGTGTGCTCGCCGGCCGCGCGCTCCCGCTGCCCTCGGATGCGGAGCCGGTCGTACCGGCGACCGCGGACGGTAACGGTGACCGGATCGACGGTGTCTATCTGCGCCCGGGGACCGGTGAATTCGTGCGGTCGGTCGGCGCCGAACCCGGTGCCGTGAGCAATGGCCCTCTGTTCTTCGTCAGCGACAACGGGATTCGATACGGCATCCCGGATACCGACACCGCCAAGGTACTGGGCCTGCCGAAGCTCGCGAAGCCGGCGCCGAAACCGATCGTGGAGGCGCTGTCGGCGGGACCGGCGCTGTCCCGGCAGGATGCGCTGATGAGCCACGACAGTCTGCCGCAGTGCCCGGACTCCGGTGCCGGAGCCACCGCCTGTGCCCGGCCGATCCCGCCGCCGGGGAAGAACAACTGA
- a CDS encoding WXG100 family type VII secretion target, with protein sequence MSETARVSNDAQSTSTAQTDMGNSVDQIRATISRVTEAVDSAKRGWQGSAFDACNKAAGDWDEEAARLNKILDELTAEVGHGNKTYTGLEGENENEFRTLISQTGGMTNLGA encoded by the coding sequence ATGTCCGAAACCGCGAGAGTAAGTAATGATGCACAGTCCACCAGTACCGCGCAGACCGATATGGGTAACTCGGTCGATCAGATCCGCGCGACCATCTCCCGCGTGACCGAGGCCGTCGACTCCGCCAAGCGCGGCTGGCAGGGCTCCGCGTTCGACGCGTGCAACAAGGCCGCCGGTGACTGGGACGAAGAGGCCGCGCGGCTGAACAAGATCCTGGACGAGCTGACCGCGGAAGTCGGTCACGGTAACAAGACCTACACCGGCCTGGAGGGCGAGAACGAGAACGAGTTCCGCACCCTCATCTCGCAGACCGGCGGAATGACCAACCTGGGCGCCTGA
- a CDS encoding WXG100 family type VII secretion target: MLYERTVLQELSDLLDGFHKDLRSEAENLQNCAAKLAQSWEGNAGLEAFQNSKKKWDQEFGDINDESAPDTTMGKIARLSKAVQQAMNNASAADKVVSQGFGG; encoded by the coding sequence ATGCTTTACGAGAGAACAGTTCTGCAGGAGCTCTCCGACCTGCTGGACGGCTTCCATAAGGATCTGCGTTCCGAGGCCGAGAACTTGCAGAACTGCGCGGCCAAGCTCGCCCAGTCCTGGGAGGGCAACGCCGGTCTCGAGGCGTTTCAGAACTCGAAGAAGAAGTGGGACCAGGAGTTCGGCGATATCAACGACGAGTCCGCGCCGGACACCACGATGGGCAAGATCGCCCGGCTGTCCAAGGCGGTCCAGCAGGCGATGAACAACGCGTCGGCGGCCGACAAGGTCGTTTCGCAGGGCTTCGGCGGCTAG
- a CDS encoding PE family protein, with product MEFDPVVAARTAADLDALADRLEAGLRADTPALAVAAPGVDEVSRRSAATLTEVGASFDSSGGLGVQELRKLAATLRAQAHGLTQMDADNAADLGASA from the coding sequence ATGGAATTCGATCCCGTTGTCGCGGCACGCACCGCCGCCGATCTCGATGCGCTCGCCGACCGTCTGGAGGCGGGCCTGCGCGCCGACACTCCGGCGCTGGCGGTCGCCGCCCCCGGTGTCGACGAGGTGTCGCGCCGCTCGGCCGCGACCCTCACCGAAGTCGGCGCCTCGTTCGACTCGTCCGGCGGTCTGGGCGTGCAGGAGCTGCGCAAACTGGCCGCCACCCTGCGGGCGCAGGCGCACGGGCTGACACAGATGGACGCCGACAACGCCGCTGACCTCGGCGCCTCGGCCTGA
- a CDS encoding ESX secretion-associated protein EspG codes for MATLTNDAVLAVSELLGVQTLPLVLEVGPRQDSIDAFTAARADALRGLRGAGLVDSYDDVEPDLGTALSILAQPERELAARIVTESGTRRVCVARRGMGHAVGVRIGDEIEVHTIWADESGAALARPILDALGPAEPADIVSFSAAADELSGRMDAAARPAEFAEALHGLAVAERAAIEFGLAMSQCHAHAEIVAYAHADGITTRSSGAVAVYDTARGRIAASPGAAPDLRVWSTFTPGSDHRVAQAITALVGTLPGGRWMP; via the coding sequence ATGGCGACCCTGACCAACGACGCCGTTCTGGCCGTCTCGGAACTACTCGGTGTACAGACACTGCCGCTGGTGCTCGAGGTGGGTCCGCGGCAGGATTCGATCGACGCCTTCACCGCCGCGCGGGCGGATGCGCTGCGCGGATTGCGCGGTGCCGGGCTCGTGGACAGCTACGACGATGTCGAGCCGGATCTCGGTACGGCGCTGTCGATTCTGGCCCAGCCGGAGCGTGAACTGGCGGCGCGGATCGTCACCGAATCCGGAACCCGGCGAGTCTGTGTCGCACGGCGCGGGATGGGGCACGCGGTCGGTGTCCGGATCGGCGACGAGATCGAGGTCCATACGATCTGGGCCGATGAGAGCGGCGCCGCCCTGGCTCGCCCGATCCTGGACGCGCTCGGCCCCGCCGAACCGGCGGATATCGTGAGTTTCAGTGCCGCCGCCGACGAGTTGTCCGGCCGCATGGACGCGGCCGCGCGGCCGGCCGAGTTCGCCGAGGCGCTGCACGGCCTGGCTGTGGCGGAGCGGGCGGCGATCGAATTCGGCTTGGCGATGTCGCAGTGTCACGCGCACGCCGAGATCGTCGCCTACGCCCACGCCGACGGCATCACCACCAGATCCTCCGGCGCCGTGGCGGTGTACGACACCGCCCGGGGCCGGATCGCGGCCAGCCCGGGTGCCGCACCGGACCTGCGGGTCTGGTCCACCTTCACGCCGGGATCCGACCACCGTGTCGCACAAGCGATTACGGCACTGGTCGGCACCTTGCCCGGGGGAAGGTGGATGCCCTAA
- the eccA gene encoding type VII secretion AAA-ATPase EccA, whose product MTGNRQAQRAFDAGVLSLGIAIDGQESTPDLEYAKLAFQRATEWDPGMCDAWLGRAAAGEITPEVVFNLYKTSGSTLFREQRRLGLAPRQLAGRFVVGQYIDYPLAGYTEIWLAQAAQLISAGDYDEAEQVLDDLARHRAGLLSQPDQDLDDRICQYVRGLLHYTTQRWPDVMTVLAGSAEWQDPYLAAGAHVMVGTACAQLGLFGEAIRRMEAAESGPIPAAATTARFCRGLCLREMGREDEAQALFEKVFSEAPTFEANTQAMRDRKYRLTVTGKELIDARADRWDPSSAPTAEQVEDEERGDRAKRLLEVARAELDEQIGLAAVKTQVAKLQATAQLAKIRAEKGMSSAPRGQHLAFTGPPGTGKTTIARVVAKIYCGLGLLKTDRLVEVKRSDFVGEHLGSTAIKTNKLIDSAMDGVLFVDEAYTLIQTGLSGGDAFGREAVDTLLARMENDRDRLIVIIAGYDGEIDRFLASNDGLASRFAKRVKFESYTPEELGRIGQFIASKRDSEVAEDALVLLQAACGELYARDVVDQSGEQRRGVDLAGNGRFIRNVIEAAEEEREFRLATDDSIDLTAIDESVLMRIEGADMAKALEGVLGGLR is encoded by the coding sequence ATGACCGGCAACCGCCAAGCACAACGCGCCTTCGATGCCGGCGTATTGTCATTGGGTATCGCTATCGACGGCCAGGAATCCACGCCCGATCTCGAATACGCGAAGCTCGCTTTCCAGCGCGCCACCGAATGGGATCCGGGCATGTGTGACGCCTGGCTGGGCCGGGCCGCCGCCGGGGAGATCACCCCCGAGGTGGTATTCAATCTGTACAAGACCAGCGGCTCCACGCTGTTCCGCGAACAGCGCCGGCTCGGCCTGGCGCCGCGGCAGCTGGCCGGACGCTTCGTGGTGGGGCAGTACATCGACTATCCGCTGGCGGGCTATACCGAGATCTGGCTGGCCCAGGCCGCGCAGCTGATCTCCGCGGGAGATTACGACGAGGCCGAACAGGTTCTCGACGATCTGGCCCGGCACCGCGCGGGTCTGCTGTCGCAGCCGGATCAGGACCTCGACGACCGCATCTGCCAGTACGTTCGCGGTCTGCTGCACTACACCACGCAGCGCTGGCCGGATGTGATGACGGTGCTGGCGGGTTCGGCGGAGTGGCAGGACCCGTATCTGGCCGCGGGCGCGCACGTGATGGTGGGTACCGCCTGCGCCCAGCTCGGGTTGTTCGGTGAGGCGATCCGCCGGATGGAGGCCGCGGAGAGCGGTCCGATCCCGGCCGCGGCGACCACCGCCCGGTTCTGCCGCGGACTGTGCCTGCGCGAGATGGGCCGCGAGGACGAGGCCCAGGCGCTGTTCGAGAAGGTGTTCTCCGAGGCACCCACCTTCGAGGCGAATACGCAGGCCATGCGGGATCGCAAGTACCGTCTGACGGTCACCGGCAAGGAGCTCATCGACGCCCGCGCCGACCGCTGGGACCCGTCCTCGGCACCGACCGCCGAGCAGGTCGAGGACGAGGAACGTGGCGATCGGGCCAAGCGCCTGCTCGAGGTGGCGCGCGCGGAACTGGACGAGCAGATCGGCCTCGCCGCGGTGAAAACTCAGGTCGCGAAACTCCAGGCCACCGCGCAATTGGCGAAAATCCGCGCCGAGAAAGGAATGTCCAGCGCGCCGCGCGGACAACACCTTGCGTTCACCGGCCCGCCAGGAACCGGTAAGACGACGATTGCCCGCGTGGTGGCAAAAATTTACTGCGGGTTGGGTTTGTTGAAAACCGATCGGCTGGTCGAGGTAAAGCGTTCGGATTTCGTCGGTGAACATTTGGGAAGCACCGCGATAAAAACAAATAAATTGATCGATTCCGCGATGGACGGCGTGCTGTTCGTCGACGAGGCGTACACCCTCATCCAGACCGGCCTGTCCGGCGGTGACGCGTTCGGGCGCGAGGCGGTGGACACACTGCTGGCGCGGATGGAGAACGACCGCGATCGGCTGATCGTGATCATCGCCGGGTACGACGGGGAGATCGACCGCTTCCTGGCCTCCAACGACGGTCTCGCATCCCGCTTCGCCAAGCGGGTCAAGTTCGAGTCCTACACTCCCGAGGAGCTCGGCCGGATCGGCCAGTTCATTGCGAGCAAACGAGATTCGGAGGTCGCCGAGGACGCGCTGGTCCTCCTGCAGGCCGCCTGCGGTGAGCTCTACGCGCGCGACGTGGTGGACCAGAGCGGTGAGCAACGGCGTGGGGTCGATCTGGCCGGAAACGGTCGTTTCATCCGCAACGTCATCGAGGCCGCCGAGGAGGAACGCGAATTCCGGCTGGCCACAGATGATTCCATCGATCTGACGGCGATCGACGAGAGCGTGCTGATGCGGATCGAGGGCGCCGACATGGCCAAGGCGCTGGAGGGTGTGCTCGGCGGATTGCGCTGA